One segment of Scyliorhinus torazame isolate Kashiwa2021f chromosome 14, sScyTor2.1, whole genome shotgun sequence DNA contains the following:
- the slitrk3a gene encoding SLIT and NTRK-like protein 3: MFWITIVSTIALGWSTSVPLMEDSNELDEPCMEPCYCEEKESFLQIHCESKGFTNISQITESWGRPFKLHLQRNSMRKLYTNGFLFLTNAVSVNLGNNALQDIQAGAFNGMKLLKRLYLHENKLEVFRNDTFLGLESLEYLQADYNVLKRIDGAAFRNLNKLKVLIINDNLIPLLPLNLFKAVSLTHIDLRGNRLKSLPYVGTLQYIGRRLMEIQLQENPWNCTCDIMPLKSWLESIPYTVLVGEITCETPFHLHGKDLREIRRSELCPLHSSVEVEVSLGVPQLASSNDNTWPTKPSSMSLSVTYTASSVEYKTSGKLPKATKTPNTLKAQPTMRSIQPIVAGYQTRPPIPIICPTECSCSLHINDLGLTVQCKNKAIQNMSELIPRPLNAKKLYLTENLIQKIYRSDFWNFSSLDLLHLGSNSVSYIQDGAFMNLPHLKTLYLNKNKIERLTPGMFRGLQSLEYLYFEYNNIREIQPASFSLMPNLQLLFLNNNLLRTLPTDAFTGTSLGRLSLRNNYFRYLPVSGVLENLESIVQIDLNQNPWDCSCDLIALKQWVERTSTVKLVGNVLCQTPEFQRGKNLKLVDYEVLCPELKHAAASPPLPGAPRGGNANVISTTAGFGFSSQGGAIPLSVLILSLLVIFISAVFIAAGLFAFVLRRRKKSPFRRRQDVDLTGMQMQCRIFEDRAASSPEKAASHVYDYIPHPVTQMCNNPIYKPREGEMEEEFSETQETNTNYKTLEKDKEWKTSLSSSKLNTIVTINQTNDFVNFPENGVIYPSVLDRERPAHTVGFVDCLYGTVPKLKELHVHPPGMQYPDLQQDARFKETILFGSSGRGYPDQSQSEYLELRAKLQTKPDYLEVLEKTSYRF; encoded by the coding sequence ATGTTCTGGATAACCATTGTAAGCACAATAGCTCTCGGATGGAGCACGTCGGTCCCGCTGATGGAGGACTCGAACGAGTTAGACGAGCCTTGCATGGAGCCATGTTACTGTGAGGAGAAGGAGAGCTTTTTGCAAATACATTGTGAAAGCAAAGGTTTTACAAACATCAGCCAGATTACCGAGTCATGGGGAAGACCGTTTAAACTTCACTTGCAAAGGAATTCGATGAGGAAACTCTACACGAACGGGTTTCTATTTTTAACCAACGCAGTTTCCGTTAACCTTGGAAACAACGCATTGCAGGACATTCAGGCGGGCGCGTTTAATGGTATGAAACTTCTGAAACGTTTGTATTTGCACGAGAACAAGCTGGAGGTTTTTCGAAATGACACCTTCTTGGGCTTGGAGAGCTTGGAGTACCTGCAGGCCGACTACAATGTGCTGAAGAGGATTGACGGCGCTGCATTTAGAAACCTCAATAAACTGAAAGTGTTGATTATCAATGACAATCTCATACCCCTCCTCCCACTCAATCTCTTCAAGGCGGTTTCCTTAACCCACATCGATCTGCGTGGCAATCGGTTGAAGTCACTGCCTTACGTTGGGACGCTGCAATACATTGGCAGGCGCCTCATGGAGATTCAACTCCAGGAGAACCCATGGAACTGTACCTGTGACATAATGCCATTGAAGTCTTGGTTAGAAAGCATACCGTACACGGTTCTTGTCGGGGAAATTACTTGTGAGACACCGTTCCACCTCCATGGCAAGGACTTGAGGGAGATCAGGAGAAGTGAATTGTGTCCACTCCATTCCAGCGTGGAAGTGGAAGTGAGTTTGGGGGTTCCACAGCTTGCTTCCAGTAACGACAATACGTGGCCTACCAAACCTTCCTCCATGTCTCTATCCGTGACATATACGGCCTCTTCTGTCGAGTATAAGACATCAGGTAAATTACCAAAAGCAACCAAGACTCCGAACACTTTAAAAGCACAGCCAACAATGCGCAGCATCCAGCCGATAGTTGCAGGCTACCAGACCAGGCCGCCCATACCAATCATTTGCCCGACTGAATGCTCGTGTAGCCTACATATCAATGACTTGGGTTTGACAGTACAGTGCAAGAATAAAGCGATTCAAAACATGTCTGAGCTAATACCCAGGCCGTTGAACGCGAAGAAGTTATATTTAACTGAGAACCTAATTCAGAAAATATACAGGTCGGATTTCTGGAATTTCTCCAGTTTGGATCTATTGCACTTGGGGAGCAACAGTGTGTCATACATTCAGGATGGTGCTTTTATGAATCTTCCACATTTAAAAACCTTGTATCTGAACAAGAACAAAATCGAGCGTCTTACCCCGGGCATGTTCAGGGGCTTGCAAAGTTTGGAATACCTCTATTTTGAGTATAACAACATAAGGGAAATCCAACCAGCGTCGTTCAGCCTGATGCCCAACCTGCAACTGCTGTTTCTCAACAATAATCTCCTCCGAACTCTTCCAACCGACGCGTTCACGGGCACCTCCCTGGGGAGGTTAAGCTTGAGGAACAACTACTTTCGGTACCTGCCGGTGAGCGGGGTGCTGGAGAATTTGGAGTCCATTGTGCAGATTGATCTGAACCAGAACCCCTGGGACTGCTCCTGCGACCTGATTGCTCTCAAGCAGTGGGTGGAGAGGACCAGCACCGTCAAGCTGGTCGGCAACGTGCTGTGCCAGACTCCGGAGTTCCAGCGGGGGAAGAATTTGAAGCTGGTGGACTACGAGGTGCTGTGCCCCGAGCTGAAACACGCGGCCGCCTCTCCGCCTCTCCCCGGGGCCCCCCGGGGAGGCAACGCCAACGTGATCTCCACAACCGCGGGGTTTGGTTTCTCCTCGCAAGGTGGCGCCATCCCCCTTTCCGTGCTCATCCTCAGCCTGCTGGTCATCTTCATTTCGGCGGTCTTCATCGCCGCTGGCCTCTTCGCTTTCGTGCTGAGGAGGCGGAAGAAATCGCCCTTCCGGAGGCGGCAGGACGTCGACCTGACCGGCATGCAAATGCAGTGCCGGATCTTCGAGGACCGAGCGGCCAGCTCACCCGAGAAGGCCGCCAGCCATGTCTACGACTACATCCCCCACCCGGTCACGCAAATGTGCAACAACCCCATCTACAAGCCACgcgagggggagatggaggaggagttctcaGAGACTCAGGAAACTAACACCAATTACAAAACCCTGGAGAAAGACAAGGAGTGGAAAACGTCCCTGTCCAGCAGCAAACTGAACACCATAGTCACCATCAATCAGACTAACGATTTTGTTAATTTTCCCGAAAACGGGGTGATTTACCCCAGCGTGTTGGACAGAGAAAGGCCGGCTCACACTGTTGGCTTTGTGGACTGCCTCTACGGCACCGTGCCCAAGTTAAAAGAGCTGCATGTCCACCCCCCTGGCATGCAATACCCTGACTTACAGCAAGATGCCAGGTTTAAAGAAACCATTCTGTTTGGCTCATCTGGACGGGGCTATCCTGACCAAAGTCAAAGTGAATACCTCGAGTTAAGAGCCAAACTGCAAACTAAGCCAGACTACCTCGAAGTACTAGAGAAGACGTCGTACAGATTTTAA